One region of Channa argus isolate prfri chromosome 20, Channa argus male v1.0, whole genome shotgun sequence genomic DNA includes:
- the LOC137105349 gene encoding LOW QUALITY PROTEIN: putative pre-mRNA-splicing factor ATP-dependent RNA helicase DHX32 (The sequence of the model RefSeq protein was modified relative to this genomic sequence to represent the inferred CDS: inserted 1 base in 1 codon), translating into MSERNNSAEPDVYPESEECPGEDSFAFGEDLELNQFDGLPFSSRYYTLLEERRALPVWKVKREFEDALVHNQMLIVSGTAKTGRSTQIPQWCAEFCLSAQYQHGMVVCTQTNQQQAIDLALRVADEMDVNIGHEVGYTIPLETCCSSDTVLRYCTDDMLLREMMSDPFLEHYGVIIIDQAHERTVSTDLLLGLLKDILLHRSELRVVVLAVPPMTNKLLNHYGSVPLISLETSRPAEVVHSNSGNKDYFYSALRLVLEIHRTKGDGDVVVFXASAQEVHCAKSILTREGARLGVDLGQMVTVVLCPGQGGQLPILTEQPDSKKSRRVFISTQQGEDMWWASESVKFVIDAGVHMKMVYNPRIRANSEVLQPISQCQADTRKQLSGPTGKCFCLYSEERKLPAENSPKILESNITATVLFLKRMEIAGLGPCDFIDRPDPESLMQALEELDYLAALDDDGNLSEIGIIISEIPLDPQMAKALLASCEFDCVSEMLTIAAMLTAPSCFLEPPAGMTHEAVQCHRKFQHPEGDHFTLINIYGAFKQTQREQYLSAEKWCQDYFLDYSALKTADDIRSELTDTLIRIELPISEPSFGTKTNALNIRRALLAGFFMQIARDVDGSGNYFILTHKHMAQVHPLSSYGAQSHKLRLPQWVLFHEYTLSENNCMRTVSEISPQQFLQMAPVYFFYNLPSSESKDILQDMLDPVGSRKCKDEKQKATSISTDANSGCTKALQTYDRCAIQ; encoded by the exons ATGTCGGAGAGAAATAACTCAGCGGAGCCAGACGTTTACCCTGAAAGTGAAGAATGTCCCGGGGAAGATTCATTTGCCTTTGGGGAGGATCTGGAGCTAAATCAGTTCGATGGATTGCCCTTTTCCTCGCGTTATTACACATTACTGGAGGAGAGAAGGGCTCTGCCTGTGTGGAAGGTCAAGCGTGAGTTTGAGGATGCTCTGGTCCACAATCAAATGCTTATTGTGTCTGGGACAGCAAAGACAGGGAGGAGTACACAG ATCCCTCAGTGGTGTGCAGagttctgtctgtctgcccaGTACCAGCACGGCATGGTTGTGTGCACGCAGACCAACCAGCAGCAGGCCATAGATCTGGCCTTACGTGTGGCTGATGAAATGGATGTGAACATAGGCCATGAAGTGGGTTACACTATCCCTCTGGAGACCTGCTGCTCATCTGACACTGTTCTGAG ATATTGCACTGACGATATGCTGCTTAGAGAGATGATGTCAGACCCTTTCCTGGAGCACTATGGGGTCATTATTATTGACCAGGCACATGAGAGGACAGTTAGCACAGACCTACTACTCGGCCTCCTGAAGGACATTCTGCTACATCGGTCCGAGCTCAGGGTGGTTGTCCTCGCTGTCCCGCCCATGACTAACAAGCTGCTGAACCACTATGGCAGCGTCCCTCTCATTAGTCTGGAGACCTCGCGTCCTGCTGAAGTGGTTCACAGCAACAGTGGCAATAAAGACTACTTCTACTCAGCACTGAGGCTGGTCCTGGAAATCCATCGAACTAAAGGAGATGgagatgttgttgttt tagccTCAGCCCAG GAGGTTCATTGTGCCAAAAGCATTCTCACGAGAGAGGGTGCCAGGCTGGGAGTGGACCTGGGCCAAATGGTGACTGTGGTCTTGTGCCCAGGACAGGGAGGACAACTGCCCATTCTGACTGAGCAGCCAGACTCCAAGAAGTCTAGGAGAGTTTTCATTTCTACCCAGCAGGGGGAGGATATGTGGTGGGCGTCAGAGTCTGTCAAGTTTGTTATTGACGCTGGAGTTCACATGAAAATG GTGTACAATCCAAGAATAAGAGCAAACTCCGAAGTACTTCAACCCATCAGTCAGTGTCAGGCAGACACACGCAAGCAGCTGTCTGGGCCAACAG GTAAATGTTTCTGCCTGTATTCGGAGGAGAGGAAGCTTCCTGCAGAGAATTCCCCAAAGATCCTGGAGTCCAACATTACAGCAACAGTGCTTTTCCTAAAAAGGATGGAGATAGCCGGTCTTGGACCATGTGATTTCATCGACAGGCCAG ATCCCGAGAGTCTCATGCAGGCATTGGAGGAGCTGGACTATCTTGCAGCTTTAGATGATGATGGCAACTTGTCTGAGATTGGCATCATAATATCCGAAATCCCTCTGGACCCTCAGATGGCCAAAGCTCTGCTGGCATCCTGTGAGTTTGACTGTGTGAGCGAGATGTTGACGATTGCAGCAATGCTGACAG CCCCAAGCTGCTTCCTGGAGCCACCTGCTGGCATGACCCACGAAGCAGTCCAGTGCCACAGAAAGTTCCAGCACCCTGAAGGAGATCACTTCACCCTCATAAACATCTACGGTGCTTTTAAACAAACCCAGAGAGAACAAT ACTTGAGTGCTGAAAAGTGGTGCCAGGACTATTTTCTGGATTATTCTGCCCTAAAGACGGCTGACGACATTAGATCGGAGTTGACTGACACTTTGATCAGAATTGAACTTCCCATTTCTGAACCCTCCTTTGGAACAAAGACCAATGCCCTCAACATCAGAAGAGCTCTGCTGGCTGGGTTCTTCATGCAG aTTGCTCGAGATGTTGACGGATCAGGAAACTACTTTATTCTGACGCACAAGCACATGGCCCAGGTGCACCCGCTCTCCAGCTATGGGGCTCAGTCGCACAAGCTGAGACTGCCACAGTGGGTTTTATTTCATGAATATACCCTGTCAGAGAACAACTGCATGAGAACAGTCTCTGAAATTTCCCCTCAACA GTTCCTTCAAATGGCACCAGTGTATTTCTTCTACAATCTACCCTCTAGTGAAAGTAAAGACATACTGCAGGACATGTTGGACCCAGTTGGATccagaaaatgtaaagatgagaaGCAAAAAGCCACCAGCATCAGCACTGATGCCAACAGTGGCTGTACAAAGGCACTGCAGACTTATGACAGATGTGCAATTCAGTAA
- the bccip gene encoding protein BCCIP homolog, which yields MASSAKRRAVGLGENPEESENSSDENPEEDDDSEEEEDSDEEQLNEEVIVDFEAHTISGNDFNGIKKLLQQLFLKAHVNTSEMTELIIQQNHVGSVIKQAEIPEDSDDDDPDEVFGFVTMLNLTERKSVQCVEEVKELIMDQCGKNSTHSMTEQLEQILNDNSKPVGLLLSERFINVPPQIALPLHKQLQEEIAEAQRTNKPSGMCHYCLMISKTCKEASKSIPARGGAAKEEHVFINAEEEFFYEQAILKFHYSVQEEADSCLSGRWSFDDVPMKPFRTVMLIPADRMPAIMDKLKEYLTV from the exons ATGGCTTCGTCTGCTAAAAGGAGAGCAGTAGGTTTGGGTGAAAATCCCGAGGAAAGTGAAAACAGCTCCGATGAGAATCCAGAGGAAGACGATGATtccgaggaggaggaggatagtGACGAAGAGCAGCTCAATGAG gagGTCATCGTGGATTTTGAAGCCCACACTATATCAGGCAATGACTTCAATGGCATCAAGAAACTATTACAACAG CTCTTCCTGAAGGCTCATGTAAACACATCAGAGATGACAGAGCTCATCATTCAACAGAATCATGTTGGAAGTGTCATCAAG CAAGCAGAGATACCAGaagacagtgatgatgatgacccAGATGAAGTTTTTGGCTTCGTAACGATGCTCAACCTTACAGAGCGTAAG AGTGTACAGTGTGTAGAGGAGGTGAAGGAACTGATCATGGATCAGTGTGGGAAGAATTCCACCCACAGCATGACTGAACAGCTGGAGCAGATCCTCAATGACAACAGCAAACCTGTGGGTCTACTGCTGAGTGAGCGCTTCATCAACGTACCTCCACAGATCGCCCTTCCACTGCACAAACAACTCCA GGAAGAGATAGCCGAAGCACAGAGGACAAATAAACCCAGTGGAATGTGTCACTATTGTCTAATGATCAGCAAGACCTGCAAAGAGGCAAGCAAGAGTATCCCGGCCAGAGGAGGAGCTGCTAAAGAGGAACACGTGTTTATCAATGCAGAGGAGGAGTTCTTTTATGAG CAAGCCATCTTAAAGTTCCACTACTCCGTCCAGGAAGAAGCAGACTCCTGTTTGAGTGGCAGGTGGTCATTTGATGACGTACCCATGAAACCTTTCAGGACAGTGATGCTGATACCAGCAGACAGAATGCCTGCCATCATGGACAAACTCAAAGAATACCTAACTGTGTGA
- the uros gene encoding uroporphyrinogen-III synthase, whose amino-acid sequence MHVLLLKEPRDGESAPDPYIKELASQGHKATLIPVLSFKFVSLNTLSNKLLQPEKYGGLVFTSPRAVEAVKKCLEAGEGSEEWNNSVRDKWNTKSIYVVGKATAALVQNLGLNPLGEDTGTAEILSRIIIEREDTNSPPLFFPCGSIKREVLPTALRENGVPLETLTVYQTAEHPDLEKNLKNYFREQGIPASIAFFSPSGVNFCLEVVQRLSGEELRHIKFAAIGPTTQDAMIAKGLCVSCTAEKPSAEHLAAAIAKALQESPTSHSA is encoded by the exons ATGCATGTACTGCTTCTGAAAGAGCCAAGAGATGGAGAGTCTGCACCTGATCCTTATATTAAG GAGCTGGCATCACAAGGTCATAAAGCAACCCTAATTCCCGTACTGTCTTTTAAGTTTGTCTCGTTAAACACCTTGTCAAATAAG cttCTCCAACCGGAAAAATATGGAGGACTTGTATTTACCAGTCCAAGAGCAGTGGAAGCCGTGAAGAAGTGCCTAGAAGCAGGGGAAGGAAGTGAAG aGTGGAACAACTCTGTGAGAGACAAATGGAACACCAAGTCCATCTATGTGGTGGGGAAGGCAACTGCAGCATTAG TTCAAAATCTAGGACTTAATCCTTTGGGTGAGGACACAGGGACAGCAGAAATTCTATCACGTATTATAATTGAAC GTGAGGACACAAATAGTccacctctttttttcccctgtggCTCAATCAAAAGAGAAGTCTTGCCCACGGCATTAAGGGAAAATG GAGTGCCCCTGGAGACGCTCACTGTCTATCAAACAGCTGAACATCCAGATCTCGAGAAAAATCTCAAGAACTATTTCAGAGAGCAG GGCATCCCAGCCAGCATAGCATTCTTCAGCCCTTCTGGAGTGAATTTTTGCTTAGAAGTGGTACAGAGGCTGTCAGGTGAAGAGCTGAGGCACATAAAG TTTGCTGCTATAGGGCCTACTACACAAGATGCGATGATAGCAAAAGGCCTGTGTGTCAGCTGCACTGCAGAAAAGCCATCAGCTGAACACTTGGCTGCAGCGATAGCCAAGGCTTTACAGGAATCACCTACAAGCCACAGTGCATAA
- the mmp21 gene encoding LOW QUALITY PROTEIN: matrix metallopeptidase-21 (The sequence of the model RefSeq protein was modified relative to this genomic sequence to represent the inferred CDS: inserted 4 bases in 3 codons; deleted 5 bases in 4 codons; substituted 2 bases at 2 genomic stop codons) — translation MNKPSFSDFDNTPNDNFNETGSSTANNRISETASAERDLSESGYMAFSKKVLKWRLIGEGYSSQLSIDRYLRXIFKLTFRXREVSPLEDVXIRLEFGTGRHLGCNRRFDGTGQEFTHALFLGDIHILTDEHFTGHNAGSGNSLLKINLLHVAVHEIDHALPPPHXHTSLMEPNYFPHESHFKMDWMDREAIQHLYGGCKGRFNTVFDWTRKEMTPYGKIVICFNTYFMRDGWYRNNRTRYEDPVTLQIGWRGIPLDGVDANVHVWSRKRDVVYVFKGTQSWRYDNENNQVFQKHPEGHXEGFPGVSDPNDTAFYDRRDSYNYLFKQVYAFDVEANSLARGFPKNIRDVFPPVVSGDHPDGNIDAAYFSYTHKAVFLLQGTRFWQVVGSRESLAPALFLPRKSLLPHKEVDQQRFDICNVHPTALKLTR, via the exons ATGAACAAACCAAG TTTCTCAGATTTTGACAACACTCCCAATGACAATTTTAATGAGACTGGCAGCAGCACAGCAAATAACAGAATCAGTGAGACTGCTTCTG cagagagagatttGAGTGAAAGTGGTTACATGGCTTTTTCT AAAAAGGTATTGAAATGGAGGCTAATAGGAGAAGGCTACAGCAGCCAGCTGTCTATTGACAGGTAC TTGAGGTAAATCTTCAAACTGACTTTTAG TCGTGAAGTGTCTCCACTGGAAGATGTTTAAATCAGGCTGGAATTTGGCACAG GAAGGCATCTTGGATGCAACCGGAGGTTTGATGGCACTGGTCAAGAATTTACCCATGCCTTGTTCCTGGGTGATATCCACATTCTCACTGAT GAACATTTCACTGGTCACAATGCTGGCAGTGGGAACAGCCTTCTTAAAATAAACTTACTGCAT GTGGCTGTTCATGAGATTGACCATGccttgcccccccccc cccacacatCTTTAATGGAGCCTAACTATTTTCCCCACGAGTCACACTTTAAGATGGACTGGATGGACAGGGAAGCCATACAGCACCTCTATG GGGGCTGCAAGGGTCGATTCAACACAGTGTTTGATTGGACCAGAAAGGAAATGACACCCTATGGGAAGATTGTCATCTGTTTTAACACTTACTTCATGAGAGACGGCTGGTACAGAAATAACCGAACACGCTATGAAGACCCTGTTACACTGCAGATCGGCTGGCGTGGGATTCCTTTGGATGGAGTGGatgcaaatgtgcatgtgtggtcGAGAAAAAGAGATGTCGTGTACGTCTTTAAAG GTACTCAGTCCTGGAGGTATGACAACGAGAATAACCAGGTGTTCCAAAAGCACCCAGAAGGTC CAGAAGGATTCCCAGGGGTGTCTGATCCCAATGACACAGCCTTTTATGACAGGAGGGACTCCT ACAATTATCTGTTCAAACAGGTGTATGCATTCGATGTGGAAGCAAACAGCTTGGCAAGAGGCTTCCCCAAAAACATCAGAGATGTTTTCCCTCCAGTGGTGAGCGGGGACCATCCAGATGGCAACATTGACGCTGCCTACTTCTCCTACACCCACAAGGCTGTCTTTCTCCTTCAGGGCACGCGCTTCTGGCAGGTGGTGGGCAGCCGCGAG TCGCTGGCGCCGGCCCTTTTTTTACCACGGAAGAGCCTGCTGCCACACAAGGAGGTGGATCAGCAGAGGTTCGACATCTGCAACGTTCACCCCACTGCACTTAAACTAACTCGCTGA